One Cellulomonas taurus genomic region harbors:
- a CDS encoding TraR/DksA family transcriptional regulator, whose amino-acid sequence MIPAAEVRVLLAERRREAEQRLAGTAAERAAVVAASRDSNADDEHDPEGATIAYERGMLDVLAQRVRQTLTDVAVAERRLAAGEYQVCERCGGPIADDRLRALPTVRTCRECAGRST is encoded by the coding sequence ATGATCCCCGCCGCGGAGGTGCGCGTCCTGCTGGCCGAGCGCCGACGGGAGGCCGAGCAGCGCCTGGCCGGCACCGCCGCCGAGCGGGCGGCCGTGGTCGCCGCCTCCCGGGACTCCAATGCCGACGACGAGCACGACCCCGAGGGCGCGACCATCGCCTACGAGCGCGGGATGCTCGACGTCCTGGCCCAGCGGGTGCGGCAGACCCTGACCGATGTGGCGGTGGCCGAACGGCGGCTGGCGGCGGGGGAGTACCAGGTGTGCGAGCGGTGCGGCGGGCCGATCGCCGACGACCGGTTGCGGGCGCTGCCGACGGTGCGGACCTGTCGGGAGTGCGCCGGGCGGTCGACCTAG
- a CDS encoding ATP-binding protein: MSEPSPPLRVRVLGQVAAAGPDGAALAPVAGRGADLLAALVLLDGAPGSAERLIDEVWPQDPPGSGRAALQTVVSRLRAAYGADLVRSVAAGYALGVGAEQVDLWRAERAVTAARAAGARADTDTATALAELSSTESGVPDPVLRDAVEARARRAWTALARDRVTALLEGPAPADALPLAERLADLAPWDDSAQLALMRALHAAGRSSVAIAAFAGYRERLADELGTDPSSAVAAFHLELLTAEAAPTRQRVLGVKATPGDLLGRAEDLATVESALRKSAVVTVLGIGGLGKTRLVQEVARRAADRGEAVAVVELAAVRDPEDLLPVLGSALRVPEPVRTAASSATDLRGIQDRVRDRLAEQPPLLVLDNCEQVLAAVAVLVADLTSTVPGLRVLATSRAPLGAPGERVHPLLPLPSTGPDGAPGPAVALFVERARAVRPDVALPPEVLTRLCRRLDGLPLAIELAAARTRSLTVEEIERRLSDRFQLLTGGGAGLPERHRTLHAVIDWSWDLLTGSQRELARRVASLPDGFGIDVAVALAGRDEFAVLDDLDALVGQSLLRAEEHRPTRSMRYRMLELVREFGQREAERAGEQDLIVTALGRWGRDLATQRIGRDGPDRVQLDPVVEREQDNLIDLLRTELARGAEARPDVLVAVFGISAMRWLLQGAHEELAQLQRQVLDRARFWTPEPEVADAAVLGFSIAAVIEVTWGDLRHGALARRLALRALGAGAVSPVNRFLAALVRHIGDQPALDRLLAEARESSDGPTRRFSLLGSWTIAENDGRIDDAIGYADGAYRLGVAQNDPWTIALASVQLAGAYTQSGRAAEAMPWVAVTDRALERLHELEAGPAIAAIEEGLWQVRSAMLLGLGDFDAAERVFSRMAEQAHDQREAQLLGRLGAAETAFGRGDLDRALVHYRELLLLTQVEDYRQNPWQMVVAGACLAAHALAGRTDLPELTEVAESVRDLPIQAGNRGVPYADRPVLGTVLVGVAAWRMASGTREDTVLPLLALAEQMRSRQDYRPLQREQHWARATARYGAAAVRAARAAQQAVDRTDELRRAAALLHG; this comes from the coding sequence GTGTCCGAGCCCTCCCCGCCGCTGCGGGTGCGCGTCCTGGGGCAGGTCGCTGCCGCCGGGCCGGACGGTGCCGCACTGGCGCCGGTGGCCGGACGCGGCGCCGATCTGCTGGCGGCGTTGGTGCTGCTGGACGGGGCACCCGGATCGGCGGAGCGGCTGATCGACGAGGTGTGGCCGCAGGACCCGCCCGGCTCCGGCCGGGCCGCGTTGCAGACCGTGGTCTCCCGGCTGCGGGCTGCGTATGGCGCTGATCTGGTGCGGTCGGTGGCGGCGGGCTACGCGCTCGGGGTCGGTGCCGAGCAGGTCGACCTGTGGCGGGCCGAACGGGCGGTCACCGCGGCCAGGGCGGCAGGTGCCCGGGCCGACACCGACACCGCGACCGCGTTGGCCGAGCTGAGCAGCACGGAGTCCGGCGTTCCGGATCCCGTGCTGCGCGACGCGGTCGAGGCGCGGGCCCGACGGGCGTGGACGGCGCTGGCGCGTGACCGGGTGACCGCCCTGCTCGAAGGACCGGCACCCGCCGACGCCCTGCCGCTGGCCGAACGACTGGCGGACCTCGCCCCGTGGGACGACAGCGCACAGCTGGCCTTGATGCGGGCCCTGCACGCCGCCGGTCGCAGCTCGGTGGCGATCGCCGCCTTCGCCGGGTACCGGGAACGACTGGCCGACGAGCTCGGCACCGACCCGTCCAGCGCGGTCGCCGCCTTCCACCTCGAGCTGCTCACCGCCGAGGCGGCGCCGACCCGGCAGCGGGTGCTCGGGGTCAAGGCCACGCCCGGCGACCTGCTGGGCAGGGCCGAGGACCTGGCGACGGTCGAATCCGCGCTGCGGAAGTCGGCGGTGGTGACCGTGCTCGGCATCGGCGGACTGGGCAAGACCCGGCTGGTGCAGGAGGTAGCACGCCGGGCCGCCGACCGGGGTGAGGCGGTGGCGGTGGTGGAGCTGGCGGCGGTGCGTGACCCGGAGGACCTGCTGCCGGTGCTCGGCAGCGCCCTGCGGGTGCCGGAGCCGGTGCGCACCGCGGCCTCGTCGGCCACCGACCTGCGCGGGATCCAGGACCGGGTGCGTGACCGGCTGGCCGAGCAGCCGCCGCTGCTGGTGCTGGACAACTGCGAGCAGGTGTTGGCGGCGGTGGCGGTGCTGGTCGCGGACCTGACCAGCACGGTGCCGGGGCTGCGGGTGCTGGCCACCAGCCGGGCACCCCTGGGCGCGCCTGGGGAGCGGGTGCACCCGCTGCTGCCGCTGCCCAGCACCGGACCGGACGGTGCACCGGGACCCGCGGTGGCGCTGTTCGTGGAACGGGCCCGGGCGGTCCGCCCGGACGTGGCGCTACCGCCCGAGGTGCTGACCCGGCTGTGCCGGCGCCTGGACGGCCTGCCGCTGGCGATCGAGCTGGCGGCGGCCCGCACCCGGTCGTTGACGGTGGAGGAGATCGAGCGGCGGCTCTCCGACCGGTTCCAGCTGCTGACCGGTGGTGGCGCCGGACTGCCGGAACGGCACCGCACCCTGCACGCGGTGATCGACTGGAGCTGGGACCTGCTCACCGGGTCGCAGCGCGAGCTCGCCCGGCGGGTGGCGTCCCTGCCGGACGGCTTCGGGATCGACGTCGCGGTGGCGCTGGCCGGGCGGGACGAGTTCGCGGTGCTGGACGACCTGGACGCCCTGGTCGGCCAGTCGCTGCTGCGTGCCGAGGAGCATCGGCCGACCCGGAGCATGCGGTACCGGATGCTGGAACTGGTCCGCGAGTTCGGTCAGCGCGAGGCCGAGCGCGCCGGGGAACAGGACCTGATCGTGACCGCCCTCGGGCGGTGGGGGCGTGACCTGGCGACGCAGCGGATCGGACGCGACGGCCCGGACCGGGTCCAACTGGACCCGGTGGTGGAACGCGAGCAGGACAACCTGATCGACCTCCTGCGCACCGAGCTGGCCCGCGGGGCCGAGGCGCGGCCGGACGTGCTGGTCGCCGTGTTCGGGATCAGTGCGATGCGCTGGTTGTTGCAGGGAGCGCACGAGGAACTGGCCCAGCTGCAGCGGCAGGTGCTGGACCGCGCCCGGTTCTGGACGCCGGAGCCGGAGGTGGCCGATGCCGCGGTGCTCGGCTTCAGCATCGCGGCGGTGATCGAGGTGACCTGGGGCGACCTGCGACACGGGGCGCTCGCCCGCCGTCTGGCGCTCCGGGCGCTGGGAGCGGGTGCGGTGTCGCCGGTGAACCGGTTCCTGGCCGCACTGGTCCGGCACATCGGCGACCAACCGGCGCTGGACCGGCTGCTGGCCGAGGCGCGGGAGTCGTCGGACGGGCCGACCCGGCGGTTCAGCCTGCTCGGGTCCTGGACGATCGCGGAGAACGACGGCCGGATCGACGACGCGATCGGCTACGCCGACGGCGCCTACCGACTGGGGGTGGCCCAGAACGATCCGTGGACCATCGCGCTCGCGTCGGTGCAGCTCGCCGGGGCCTACACCCAGAGTGGCCGTGCGGCCGAGGCGATGCCGTGGGTCGCGGTGACCGATCGGGCACTGGAGCGGTTGCACGAGCTGGAGGCCGGGCCCGCCATCGCCGCGATCGAGGAGGGGCTGTGGCAGGTGCGCTCGGCGATGCTGCTCGGCCTGGGCGACTTCGACGCCGCCGAACGGGTGTTCAGCCGGATGGCCGAGCAGGCGCACGACCAGCGCGAGGCCCAGTTGCTCGGTCGGTTGGGCGCCGCCGAGACCGCCTTCGGTCGGGGTGACCTCGACCGCGCGCTGGTGCACTACCGGGAGCTGCTGCTGCTGACCCAGGTGGAGGACTACCGGCAGAACCCGTGGCAGATGGTGGTGGCCGGTGCCTGTCTGGCCGCCCATGCCCTCGCCGGGCGCACCGACCTGCCGGAGCTGACCGAGGTCGCCGAGTCGGTGCGGGACCTGCCGATCCAGGCCGGGAACCGTGGGGTGCCCTACGCCGACCGGCCGGTGCTGGGCACGGTGCTGGTCGGAGTGGCGGCCTGGCGGATGGCCAGCGGCACCCGGGAGGACACCGTGCTGCCGCTGCTGGCGCTGGCCGAGCAGATGCGGTCCCGGCAGGACTACCGACCGTTGCAGCGCGAGCAGCACTGGGCCCGCGCCACCGCCCGTTACGGCGCGGCGGCCGTGCGGGCGGCGCGGGCGGCGCAGCAGGCGGTCGACCGGACGGACGAGCTCCGCCGGGCGGCCGCGCTGCTGCACGGCTGA
- a CDS encoding ATP-binding cassette domain-containing protein, giving the protein MNPTDAPWAVQARGLVKTFGQNRAVDGIDLNIRTGAVYGVLGPNGAGKTTTIRMLATLVKPDAGTATVFGRDVRSEPQAVRRLIGVTGQYASVDEGLSATENLVLFARLHGLSRRDAQRIAAGLLEEFGLAEAAARPLKNFSGGMRRRLDLAASLIARPPLIFLDEPTTGLDPRTRLQMWDTVRGLIDGGSTVVLTTQYLDEADQLAERIAVIDRGTVVAEGTGPELKASVGTARLHLGLADEADLPEATRLASAVLGVAPVRTPDGHLTAPVPAADSAGEVLVALRSAGIHLSDVAVQQPTLDEVFLTLTGRPASADTTAVPEEVLA; this is encoded by the coding sequence ATGAACCCCACTGACGCCCCCTGGGCCGTCCAGGCCCGTGGTCTGGTGAAGACCTTCGGCCAGAACCGCGCGGTCGACGGCATCGACCTGAACATCCGGACCGGCGCCGTCTACGGCGTGCTCGGCCCGAACGGTGCCGGCAAGACCACCACCATCCGCATGCTCGCCACCCTGGTGAAGCCGGATGCTGGCACCGCCACCGTCTTCGGCCGGGACGTGCGGTCCGAACCGCAGGCGGTGCGCCGACTGATCGGCGTCACCGGCCAGTACGCCTCGGTCGACGAGGGCCTGTCCGCCACCGAGAACCTGGTGCTCTTCGCCCGGCTGCACGGCCTCTCCCGCCGGGACGCGCAGCGGATCGCCGCCGGACTGCTGGAGGAGTTCGGGCTGGCCGAGGCGGCGGCCCGGCCGCTGAAGAACTTCTCCGGCGGCATGCGACGGCGGCTGGACCTGGCCGCCTCGCTGATCGCCCGGCCGCCGCTGATCTTCCTGGACGAGCCGACCACCGGCCTGGACCCGCGCACCCGCCTGCAGATGTGGGACACCGTGCGCGGGCTGATCGACGGCGGCTCGACCGTCGTGCTGACCACCCAGTACCTGGACGAGGCCGACCAGCTGGCCGAGCGGATCGCGGTGATCGACCGCGGCACCGTGGTGGCCGAGGGCACCGGCCCGGAGCTGAAGGCGTCGGTGGGCACCGCCCGGCTGCACCTGGGCCTGGCCGACGAGGCGGATCTGCCGGAGGCCACCCGGTTGGCGAGCGCCGTGCTGGGTGTGGCGCCGGTGCGCACCCCGGACGGCCACCTGACCGCTCCGGTGCCCGCCGCCGATTCCGCCGGGGAGGTGCTGGTCGCGCTGCGCTCGGCCGGTATCCACCTGTCCGACGTGGCCGTGCAGCAGCCCACCCTCGACGAGGTCTTCCTCACCCTGACCGGTCGGCCCGCGAGCGCCGACACCACCGCCGTTCCCGAGGAGGTGCTGGCATGA
- a CDS encoding Ig-like domain-containing protein has translation MAPILSGRRAGLVLALAAILAPLGIGTAQAATPPPVQVTQSPSGAVFTPIPVQFACSGPGATSLTWRTSQAETGTVTMSDGVVDGTAYYTAKPTYNSRGGHWIEAFCVDAGGPSSTWTYTPVSVNTIPSTTTLSVTPPAFPGDAITGTVTTTGTAGPQYGFFSVYVDGVPKTFTQAVGSTPFRITGTFPASVSVYGAFTSTGEIYQDSQSAPQTVLIPQEPVKVQPTVTVQVPATAYANSTFPATATVTGSAGGPVPTGEVEFRYSEGASLGRVPLVNGVATADLGLGFTGTVDIYATYFGDEHYTDRSSARQYVTLSPVPTPIVTVDAPKTGTSDKGVTATVTVAAPDSSLPTPGGGVQLLVVKPGTGLVADAGGVLANGVITLSTGPLPVGEYTLLAHYSGGGDHPYQQTDSAEQSLVISAPVVETPTPGTPTPGTPETPKPETPTPATPVPATPIPSTPVVTPAPVIPVVTTDKALAQAGARVTLRAEGFVPGETVRFVLHSEPVFLGTAVADANGVATLVVALPDGVPAGQHHVVATGVDSGRVAEVPILVADPRGTGARLATTGTDPAALTGLVAALLVAGAGLLVVARVRRRAA, from the coding sequence GTGGCACCCATCCTCTCCGGCCGTCGTGCCGGGCTGGTGCTCGCGCTGGCAGCGATTCTCGCGCCGCTCGGCATCGGCACAGCTCAGGCGGCGACCCCGCCGCCGGTCCAGGTCACCCAGTCACCGAGTGGTGCCGTCTTCACGCCGATCCCGGTCCAGTTCGCCTGCTCCGGACCCGGTGCGACCTCGCTCACCTGGCGGACATCGCAGGCGGAGACCGGCACCGTGACCATGTCCGACGGCGTCGTGGACGGCACCGCGTACTACACCGCCAAGCCGACCTACAACTCCCGCGGTGGTCACTGGATCGAGGCGTTCTGCGTGGATGCCGGGGGTCCGTCCTCCACCTGGACGTACACCCCGGTCTCGGTGAACACCATCCCGAGCACCACGACGCTGAGCGTGACGCCACCGGCCTTCCCGGGCGACGCGATCACCGGCACCGTGACCACCACCGGCACGGCCGGACCGCAGTACGGCTTCTTCAGCGTGTACGTCGACGGCGTGCCGAAGACCTTCACCCAGGCCGTCGGGTCGACCCCGTTCCGGATCACCGGCACCTTCCCGGCCAGCGTCAGCGTCTACGGCGCGTTCACCAGCACCGGTGAGATCTACCAGGACTCGCAGTCGGCACCGCAGACCGTGCTGATCCCGCAGGAGCCGGTCAAGGTGCAGCCGACCGTCACGGTGCAGGTGCCCGCCACCGCCTACGCGAACTCGACCTTCCCTGCCACCGCCACCGTCACCGGCAGCGCCGGTGGCCCGGTGCCCACCGGTGAGGTGGAGTTCCGGTACAGCGAGGGCGCGTCCCTCGGCCGGGTGCCGTTGGTGAACGGCGTCGCGACCGCCGACCTCGGGCTGGGCTTCACCGGCACCGTCGACATCTACGCCACCTACTTCGGCGACGAGCACTACACCGACCGCAGCTCGGCCCGGCAGTACGTCACCCTCAGCCCGGTGCCGACGCCGATCGTCACGGTTGACGCCCCGAAGACCGGCACCAGTGACAAGGGCGTCACCGCCACCGTCACCGTCGCCGCCCCGGACAGCTCGCTACCCACCCCGGGCGGTGGGGTGCAGCTGCTCGTGGTCAAGCCCGGCACCGGCCTGGTGGCCGACGCCGGCGGGGTGCTGGCCAACGGCGTCATCACCCTGTCCACCGGCCCGCTGCCGGTCGGCGAGTACACCCTGCTGGCGCACTACTCGGGCGGCGGTGACCACCCGTACCAGCAGACCGACTCCGCCGAGCAGAGCCTGGTGATCAGCGCCCCGGTCGTGGAGACGCCCACCCCCGGGACCCCGACCCCGGGCACCCCGGAGACGCCGAAGCCCGAGACGCCCACCCCGGCGACCCCGGTTCCCGCCACCCCCATCCCCTCGACCCCGGTCGTCACCCCGGCACCGGTGATCCCGGTGGTCACCACCGACAAGGCGCTGGCGCAGGCGGGCGCCCGGGTCACGCTGCGCGCCGAGGGCTTCGTCCCCGGCGAGACGGTGCGCTTCGTGCTGCACTCGGAGCCGGTGTTCCTTGGGACCGCGGTGGCCGACGCGAACGGGGTCGCCACCCTGGTCGTGGCCCTGCCGGACGGTGTCCCGGCCGGTCAGCACCACGTGGTCGCGACCGGAGTCGACTCCGGCCGGGTCGCTGAGGTGCCGATCCTGGTCGCCGACCCGCGCGGCACCGGGGCGCGGCTCGCCACCACCGGCACCGACCCGGCGGCGCTGACCGGACTGGTCGCGGCCCTGCTGGTCGCCGGTGCCGGACTGCTGGTGGTCGCGCGGGTGCGTCGCCGCGCCGCCTGA
- a CDS encoding ABC transporter permease: MSAVTLNPTALAAQASNHVPLLTTVRQSFTMAWRGLLKIKRTPEQLFDVTVQPIIFTLMFTYIFGGAIAGDVASYLPFFIPGILVQTVITTSVVTGVQLREDMDKGVFDRFRSLPIARIAPLSGALLADTVRYAIATTLTFVMGLIIGWRPDGGFLGVVGAGLLVILSCWSLSWIFAFFGVIARSASSVQGISMIVLFPLTFASNAFVPADSLPGWLKSFVDVNPVSHLVTAARSLTIDGAWTADAGWALLGAGVVVAIFAPLTVRAYMRRA, translated from the coding sequence ATGAGCGCCGTCACCCTGAACCCCACCGCCCTGGCCGCCCAGGCGTCCAACCACGTCCCGTTGCTCACCACGGTGCGGCAGTCGTTCACGATGGCCTGGCGCGGGCTGCTGAAGATCAAGCGCACCCCGGAGCAGCTCTTCGACGTGACGGTGCAGCCGATCATCTTCACGCTGATGTTCACCTACATCTTCGGCGGCGCGATCGCCGGTGACGTCGCCTCCTACCTGCCGTTCTTCATCCCCGGCATCCTGGTCCAGACCGTCATCACCACCTCGGTGGTCACCGGCGTCCAACTGCGGGAGGACATGGACAAGGGCGTGTTCGACCGGTTCCGCTCGTTGCCGATCGCCCGGATCGCGCCGCTGTCCGGGGCGCTGCTGGCCGACACGGTGCGCTACGCGATCGCCACCACGCTGACCTTCGTGATGGGCCTGATCATCGGCTGGCGGCCGGACGGCGGGTTCCTCGGCGTGGTCGGGGCCGGGCTGCTGGTGATCCTCAGCTGCTGGTCGTTGAGCTGGATCTTCGCTTTCTTCGGCGTCATCGCGCGATCGGCGTCCTCGGTGCAGGGCATCTCGATGATCGTGCTGTTCCCGCTGACCTTCGCGTCGAACGCCTTCGTGCCCGCCGACTCCCTGCCCGGCTGGCTGAAGTCCTTCGTGGACGTCAACCCGGTGTCGCACCTGGTGACGGCCGCCCGCTCGCTGACCATCGACGGCGCGTGGACCGCCGACGCCGGCTGGGCGCTGCTCGGCGCCGGTGTGGTGGTCGCGATCTTCGCGCCGCTGACGGTGCGGGCCTACATGCGCCGGGCCTGA